Proteins from a genomic interval of Lysobacter arenosi:
- a CDS encoding HlyD family secretion protein produces the protein MEIILLLIYSFFVWLVFFKFKWLPWTFVSQVIVVSLPIFALSATILVLNVVAPSSADVRVVNYVVQVVPRVPGRVIEVPVEANRPVKKGDVLFRIDPVPFQQELMALEAKAPELSAKLDSALAYQRELNEQLNSSRSASDAVAARLALAERRERQTAELAQSGAGPAFDHEQAQTEAASLRSELASTTAQMAQVRQKLSAKTRDGQLSEVAQARSAMEQLKAQIVQARWQLDQATVRAPSDGTVINLQLREGSYAANLPLTPVMSFVEHEQWVLALYSQNELGNVEPGNDAEIALKTHPNTIIKSKVDSIIWATGTGQMPMGGMVPQSGSQPIPPGRIAVRLRPTGKHKDMFLAMGAQGQGAIYTDHGEFLHIIRKVVIRVSSKLDWLVLKLH, from the coding sequence ATGGAGATCATCCTCCTACTCATCTATTCGTTCTTCGTCTGGCTGGTCTTCTTCAAGTTCAAGTGGCTGCCATGGACCTTCGTATCGCAGGTCATCGTGGTGTCGCTGCCGATCTTCGCCCTGAGCGCGACGATCCTGGTCCTCAACGTGGTCGCCCCTTCGTCGGCCGACGTGCGCGTCGTCAACTACGTCGTGCAGGTGGTTCCGCGCGTCCCGGGCCGCGTCATCGAGGTCCCGGTCGAAGCCAATCGCCCGGTGAAGAAGGGCGACGTGCTGTTCCGCATCGACCCGGTGCCCTTCCAGCAGGAGCTCATGGCCCTCGAGGCGAAGGCGCCGGAGCTGTCCGCCAAGCTCGACAGTGCCCTCGCCTACCAGCGCGAACTCAACGAGCAGTTGAACTCTTCCCGCTCGGCCAGCGACGCAGTGGCCGCCCGCCTCGCCCTGGCCGAACGGCGCGAGCGCCAGACGGCCGAGCTTGCGCAGAGCGGTGCCGGGCCGGCGTTTGACCACGAGCAGGCGCAGACCGAAGCAGCGAGCCTCCGCTCGGAACTGGCGTCGACCACTGCGCAGATGGCTCAGGTGCGGCAGAAGCTGTCGGCGAAGACGCGCGATGGACAGCTGTCCGAAGTCGCCCAGGCCCGCTCGGCGATGGAGCAGCTCAAGGCGCAGATCGTCCAGGCCAGGTGGCAGCTCGACCAGGCAACCGTGCGCGCCCCCTCCGACGGCACCGTCATCAACCTGCAGCTGCGCGAGGGTTCCTATGCCGCGAACCTGCCGCTGACGCCGGTGATGAGCTTCGTCGAGCACGAGCAATGGGTGCTGGCGCTGTACTCCCAGAACGAGCTCGGCAATGTCGAGCCCGGCAACGACGCCGAGATCGCGCTGAAGACCCACCCCAACACGATCATCAAGAGCAAGGTCGATTCGATCATCTGGGCTACCGGCACGGGCCAGATGCCGATGGGCGGCATGGTTCCGCAGTCTGGATCGCAGCCGATCCCGCCGGGCCGCATCGCGGTGCGCCTGCGCCCGACCGGCAAGCACAAGGACATGTTCCTCGCCATGGGCGCACAGGGACAGGGTGCGATCTACACCGATCACGGAGAGTTTCTCCACATCATCCGCAAGGTAGTCATTCGTGTCAGTTCCAAGCTCGACTGGCTGGTTCTCAAGCTGCATTGA